A stretch of Paenibacillus sp. URB8-2 DNA encodes these proteins:
- a CDS encoding helix-turn-helix domain-containing protein codes for MDAKEFGNYLRALREERDLSINQLALYSGVSNAQISRIENGLRKPPKPETLRKLAQALKIDYDELMAAAGHVNEDAQPAPEWATTKDKRDFKKMLEEDAPVMFDGVPISDEDKEKIKRVMEAMFWDAKEKNKKTYGRKKKGD; via the coding sequence ATGGACGCTAAGGAATTCGGTAATTATTTACGCGCATTGAGAGAGGAAAGAGATTTAAGTATCAATCAGTTGGCACTTTATTCAGGGGTTAGCAACGCCCAAATATCCCGGATTGAAAATGGTCTGCGGAAACCACCTAAACCAGAAACTCTTCGTAAATTGGCGCAAGCACTCAAAATAGACTACGACGAATTGATGGCGGCAGCCGGACACGTGAATGAAGACGCTCAGCCTGCCCCTGAGTGGGCCACGACCAAAGATAAGCGTGACTTTAAGAAGATGCTGGAGGAAGATGCTCCAGTCATGTTCGATGGCGTGCCGATCAGCGACGAAGATAAAGAGAAAATTAAGCGCGTTATGGAAGCAATGTTCTGGGACGCTAAAGAGAAAAATAAGAAGACGTATGGACGGAAGAAAAAGGGTGATTAA
- a CDS encoding DUF7666 domain-containing protein: protein MSKGYKAFGKGLVCRNFQYKENEVFEHTGRIEPCDSGFHFCENPLDTLDYYPLIDRNGDLTEFTEVEAVGDVKTEDNKSVTNKLHVGAKLGLPGFVKASFDFLWEKCSSNPSEPDSGFNAQLASSGDSAQLASSGDSARLASSGRYAQLASSGRYAQLASSGRHAQLASSGDSARLASSGDSAQLASSGRHAQLASSGDSAQLDLKGSDSVGAAIGSGENRIRGTVGCWITLAEWGWVDDRLVPLCVKTVQIDGEVIKADTWYKLEDGQFVVVE, encoded by the coding sequence ATGTCAAAAGGTTACAAAGCGTTTGGTAAAGGTTTGGTTTGCCGGAATTTTCAGTACAAGGAGAATGAAGTATTTGAGCACACAGGCCGTATCGAGCCGTGTGATTCCGGCTTCCACTTCTGCGAGAACCCACTGGATACCCTGGATTACTACCCGCTGATCGACAGAAACGGTGATCTCACCGAGTTTACGGAAGTGGAAGCCGTAGGTGATGTTAAGACGGAAGACAACAAGTCCGTGACCAATAAACTGCACGTTGGCGCAAAGCTGGGTCTTCCTGGATTCGTTAAGGCTTCATTCGACTTCCTTTGGGAGAAATGCTCTTCCAATCCTTCTGAGCCGGATTCCGGATTCAATGCCCAGCTCGCCAGCAGCGGAGACTCTGCCCAGCTCGCCAGCAGCGGAGACTCTGCCCGGCTCGCCAGCAGCGGACGCTATGCCCAGCTCGCCAGCAGCGGACGCTATGCCCAGCTCGCCAGCAGCGGACGCCATGCCCAGCTCGCCAGCAGCGGAGACTCTGCCCGGCTCGCCAGCAGCGGAGACTCTGCCCAGCTCGCCAGCAGCGGACGCCATGCCCAGCTCGCCAGCAGCGGAGACTCTGCCCAGCTCGATCTGAAAGGTTCTGATTCCGTCGGCGCTGCTATCGGATCGGGAGAGAACCGGATTCGCGGCACAGTGGGATGCTGGATCACCTTGGCCGAATGGGGCTGGGTCGATGATAGGCTTGTCCCGCTGTGCGTCAAGACAGTTCAAATCGACGGCGAGGTCATCAAGGCGGATACCTGGTACAAACTCGAAGACGGTCAGTTTGTTGTAGTCGAATAA
- a CDS encoding helix-turn-helix domain-containing protein has product MRLELNVKAVEKFMKRKGWDDKDLANNIGVSKVQVYRVFKGQRSPGNEFIAGLLSCEGAGLSLFRFEGSLPKGIEIEEDG; this is encoded by the coding sequence TTGAGGCTTGAGCTCAACGTGAAGGCGGTAGAGAAATTCATGAAGCGTAAAGGTTGGGATGACAAGGATCTGGCGAATAATATCGGAGTTTCCAAGGTACAAGTCTACCGTGTTTTTAAGGGACAGCGCTCGCCCGGAAATGAGTTCATAGCCGGTTTACTCTCTTGTGAGGGGGCAGGGCTGAGTCTATTTAGGTTTGAAGGATCGTTACCAAAAGGTATAGAGATTGAGGAGGACGGCTGA
- a CDS encoding DNA-methyltransferase — MQVNTLNETVTDDFALYHGDCVEVTRGIPDNSIHYSIFSPPFSSLYTYSNSERDMGNSASDEEFYTHFCFLVKELFRITMPGRLVSFHCMDVPAMKSRDGFIGIKDFPAQIRQLFEDEGFIYHSKVTIWKDPLVEATRTKALGLLHKQLMKDSNLSRQGLPDYVFTMRKPGDNQEPITHPEGLTEFYGEDEPAGEVYSHQVWRRYASPVWMDIRQSNTLQYRSSREEKDEKHICPLQLDVIARCVELWSNPGDVIFSPFAGIGSEGYQAIKMGRRFVGVELKESYYRSAAMNLETAAQEAFDDMLL, encoded by the coding sequence ATGCAGGTTAATACATTAAACGAGACCGTGACCGACGACTTCGCTTTATATCACGGTGATTGTGTGGAGGTCACGCGCGGCATCCCCGATAACAGCATTCATTATTCTATTTTCAGTCCGCCGTTCTCTTCGCTCTACACCTACTCTAACAGTGAACGGGATATGGGCAACAGCGCCAGCGATGAGGAGTTTTATACACACTTCTGTTTTCTAGTTAAGGAATTGTTCCGTATCACGATGCCGGGACGATTGGTCAGCTTCCACTGCATGGATGTACCGGCCATGAAGTCCAGAGACGGGTTCATCGGAATCAAGGACTTCCCGGCACAGATCCGGCAGTTGTTCGAAGATGAGGGTTTTATCTATCACTCGAAGGTGACCATTTGGAAAGATCCGCTGGTCGAGGCGACCCGTACCAAGGCGCTCGGACTGCTACACAAGCAGCTCATGAAGGACTCGAATCTTAGTCGGCAAGGCCTGCCGGATTACGTGTTCACTATGCGAAAGCCTGGAGATAACCAGGAGCCTATCACTCACCCGGAGGGCCTGACTGAGTTTTATGGTGAAGATGAGCCGGCTGGAGAGGTCTATTCGCATCAAGTGTGGCGTCGATATGCAAGCCCTGTTTGGATGGATATCCGGCAAAGTAACACGCTTCAATATCGATCATCCCGGGAGGAAAAGGACGAGAAACATATTTGCCCGCTGCAGCTCGATGTGATTGCACGGTGCGTGGAGCTATGGAGCAATCCAGGCGACGTCATCTTCTCGCCTTTTGCTGGCATCGGCAGCGAAGGCTATCAGGCGATCAAAATGGGCCGGCGCTTCGTTGGCGTTGAGCTTAAGGAAAGTTACTACCGGTCAGCAGCTATGAATCTGGAAACCGCGGCACAAGAAGCATTTGACGACATGCTGCTTTAG
- a CDS encoding helix-turn-helix domain-containing protein: protein MPNTNDLIEALRADIRQGLREEILAELQPEIDQRLYSNIFDVKELCRYLKVSDRTIRRMVKDDELPHFWQRGQMYFRQTSVDQWVAKREQKGE, encoded by the coding sequence ATGCCAAACACGAATGATCTGATCGAAGCTCTACGCGCCGACATCCGGCAGGGGCTCCGCGAAGAAATCCTGGCCGAGCTTCAGCCCGAGATTGATCAGCGCTTGTACAGCAACATCTTTGATGTAAAGGAGCTCTGCCGATATCTGAAGGTTTCCGATCGAACCATTCGGCGAATGGTTAAAGATGATGAATTGCCGCACTTCTGGCAGCGTGGGCAGATGTATTTCCGGCAGACTTCGGTGGACCAATGGGTCGCCAAACGAGAGCAGAAAGGAGAATAA
- a CDS encoding DUF2800 domain-containing protein, which translates to MTADHANRAHAKLSASGSKRWLSCTPSAELEAQFEDSTSSFAEEGTAAHELSEIWLKYHLSQIKAWDHGELWKQAQKGKYYSREMEDYVQGYVSIVLERANEAFKRSKDAIVLLEQRLDFSEWVPHGFGTGDVLIIADGIMEVIDLKYGKGVPVSAEENSQMRLYGLGALDGYGYLYDIQTVRMTIVQPRLDSVSTEELTADDLLSWGEDYVKPRAAMAAAGEGEFAAGDHCRFCKARATCRTRAEDNLKLAKYEFRDGSLLSLDEVGDVLGRIDQLQKWAEDIKKHALDQAEKHGVRYPGWKLVEGRSNRIYSDRDAVQAALLAVGFVEDKILTPRELLGITAMEKAVGKKKFEELLSELIIKPTGKPTLAPEKDPRPELSSTASAAADFTDD; encoded by the coding sequence ATGACGGCCGATCACGCCAATCGGGCGCATGCGAAATTGTCTGCCAGCGGCTCCAAGCGCTGGCTCTCCTGCACCCCGAGCGCGGAGCTTGAGGCTCAATTCGAAGATAGTACATCAAGTTTTGCCGAAGAGGGTACGGCAGCACATGAGCTGTCTGAAATCTGGCTCAAATACCACCTTTCCCAAATCAAGGCTTGGGATCATGGCGAGCTGTGGAAGCAGGCTCAGAAAGGTAAGTATTACTCGCGGGAAATGGAAGATTACGTTCAAGGCTATGTGTCCATCGTGCTGGAACGGGCGAATGAAGCTTTCAAACGATCCAAGGATGCCATCGTGCTACTGGAACAACGACTCGATTTCAGTGAGTGGGTTCCTCACGGTTTCGGCACGGGTGACGTGCTGATCATTGCAGACGGGATAATGGAAGTCATTGATCTGAAGTATGGGAAAGGAGTACCTGTTTCAGCTGAGGAGAACAGTCAGATGCGTCTTTATGGTTTGGGCGCTCTTGATGGATACGGGTACCTCTACGACATTCAGACCGTTCGAATGACTATCGTTCAGCCACGCCTAGACAGCGTATCAACAGAGGAATTGACTGCCGATGACCTGCTTTCCTGGGGTGAGGATTACGTGAAGCCCCGGGCAGCTATGGCAGCAGCCGGAGAAGGAGAGTTTGCTGCTGGCGACCACTGCAGATTCTGCAAGGCCCGGGCAACATGCCGGACTCGTGCAGAAGATAATTTGAAGCTAGCAAAATATGAATTCCGTGACGGTTCTCTGCTTTCACTCGATGAAGTAGGGGACGTACTTGGTCGGATCGATCAGCTGCAGAAGTGGGCCGAGGACATCAAGAAACACGCCCTGGATCAAGCCGAGAAGCACGGAGTGCGTTACCCAGGCTGGAAGCTGGTCGAAGGACGCAGTAACCGAATCTATTCAGACCGTGATGCTGTTCAGGCCGCGCTGCTGGCTGTTGGGTTTGTAGAAGATAAGATCCTGACGCCTCGGGAGCTGCTTGGTATCACAGCGATGGAGAAGGCCGTAGGCAAGAAAAAGTTCGAAGAGTTACTGTCCGAACTTATTATCAAGCCTACGGGTAAGCCGACTTTGGCGCCGGAGAAAGACCCTCGGCCAGAACTATCATCGACTGCATCTGCCGCTGCGGATTTCACTGATGACTGA
- a CDS encoding DUF2815 family protein yields MAVTNKDTKVVTGKVRFSYCHIFKPQAMEAGQDPKYSLCLLIPKSDKETLKKIQAAINAAIEAGKSKWGGKIPPNLKKPLRDGDSEKDTDDYPEYAGHYFINATSKQKPGVIDRDKQEVLDSTEVYSGCFGRVSLNFYAFDTKGNKGIAAGLNNVQKLSDGDYLGGRSSAEDDFDDEFASDDEDYMN; encoded by the coding sequence ATGGCGGTTACTAACAAAGATACAAAGGTAGTTACAGGAAAGGTACGTTTCAGCTACTGCCACATTTTCAAGCCGCAGGCAATGGAAGCCGGTCAGGACCCGAAATACAGCCTGTGCCTCTTAATCCCCAAATCGGACAAGGAGACGCTGAAAAAGATCCAAGCCGCGATCAACGCCGCCATTGAAGCCGGGAAGAGCAAATGGGGCGGAAAGATCCCGCCAAATCTGAAGAAGCCGCTGCGCGACGGGGATTCGGAGAAAGATACGGACGATTACCCGGAATATGCCGGTCACTACTTTATCAACGCAACCAGCAAGCAGAAGCCGGGCGTGATTGATCGGGACAAGCAGGAAGTGCTTGATTCCACGGAGGTATATAGCGGCTGCTTTGGGCGCGTCAGCCTTAATTTCTATGCCTTCGATACGAAAGGCAACAAGGGAATTGCCGCAGGCCTGAACAATGTTCAGAAGCTGTCTGATGGCGATTACCTGGGTGGCCGCAGCTCAGCTGAGGATGATTTCGACGACGAATTTGCCAGCGACGATGAAGACTACATGAACTAA
- a CDS encoding virulence-associated E family protein — protein MLDISFGKNRSDTNWKPEYLSWEEFTEKLKKVRRTGETMAEYDRMTNAEKGKIKDGKAFVGGLVKSGRRKKENVESRWLLTLDADNADDDFLFNVELAFGASAYAVYSTHSSRPDNRKYRVVSPMDRAMSPDEHAAVSRRRADEIGLHYFDRTTFDVHRLMYLPSCSRDAEPELHIADGPPTTVDELLSEYEDWRDPAQWPRHPDDVKHLEALRNKLGDPTEKPGVIGAFCQVYSMIQGLEKFLSETYEPTTHEDRYTFTGGTSVGGMRVYDDWWAYSEHQSDPANDGHCHNIFDLIRIHKFGDLDDEVKPNTPGTKRPSHQAMLDFAANDPAVKKVRLTQDFGDFEDDDPDWMAQLDVHSKTGKPLSTAKNAELILRNGVFQGVLAYDAFGNTEVIRKALPWRERERPQREYEPWLGADDKRMLHYFGKMYDFKSATTIQNAFTEVVHTNTFHPIKEYLETQHWDGVKRLDRVFVTYLGAPDDHYTRSVTRKMMVASVKRLYEPGCKFDNMLVLVGPQGAGKSSLLAKLGRKWFSDSLRTFENKEAGEHLQGAWIFEIGELSAMKKAEVEEIKAFLSKTDDRYRVAYDRQVSEFPRKCVFFGTTNNHNFLQDPTGNRRFWPVNCDPSMRQESHWDHLTDELVGLIWAEALHLYRGGEALELDKEAADEAERIQGLHLEEDPREGLIMKFLDTPLPEDWESLNTWQRREYLDDPDGSVPRTRVCAAEIWAEALGQDPAKFGRWEARGIYDILRKLPNWYEREKGRVNFKLYGKQTAFENRGQEGRTLPEK, from the coding sequence ATGTTAGATATATCGTTTGGAAAAAATCGATCAGACACCAACTGGAAACCTGAATACCTATCTTGGGAAGAGTTCACTGAAAAGCTCAAAAAGGTGCGGCGGACCGGGGAGACGATGGCCGAGTATGATCGAATGACCAATGCCGAGAAAGGGAAGATCAAAGACGGCAAGGCTTTCGTCGGCGGGCTGGTTAAAAGCGGGCGCCGCAAGAAGGAGAACGTGGAGTCCCGCTGGCTTCTAACGCTAGATGCAGATAATGCGGACGACGACTTCTTGTTTAACGTAGAGCTGGCTTTCGGAGCGTCGGCATACGCCGTCTATTCCACGCACAGCAGCCGCCCGGATAACCGCAAATATCGGGTTGTCTCTCCTATGGATCGTGCCATGTCGCCGGACGAACATGCTGCCGTAAGCCGGCGTAGGGCGGACGAGATCGGGCTGCATTACTTTGACCGTACGACATTTGACGTTCACCGCTTGATGTATCTGCCCAGCTGCAGCCGGGATGCGGAGCCAGAGCTGCATATCGCGGATGGTCCGCCGACAACGGTGGACGAGTTATTAAGCGAGTATGAGGACTGGCGAGATCCGGCGCAATGGCCACGTCATCCGGATGACGTGAAGCATCTGGAGGCATTGCGGAATAAACTCGGAGATCCGACGGAAAAGCCGGGTGTCATCGGCGCATTCTGTCAGGTGTACAGTATGATCCAAGGACTGGAGAAATTCCTATCTGAAACTTATGAGCCGACTACCCATGAGGACCGATACACTTTTACAGGCGGTACGTCCGTCGGCGGGATGCGGGTATACGATGATTGGTGGGCGTATTCCGAACACCAAAGCGATCCGGCGAACGACGGCCATTGCCATAATATTTTTGATCTTATCCGCATTCATAAATTCGGTGATCTGGACGACGAGGTCAAACCCAATACACCGGGGACTAAACGGCCAAGTCATCAGGCCATGCTCGATTTTGCAGCCAATGATCCGGCCGTAAAAAAAGTGCGGCTAACGCAGGACTTCGGCGATTTTGAAGACGACGATCCGGATTGGATGGCTCAATTGGATGTTCACTCCAAGACCGGGAAGCCTCTCTCTACAGCCAAGAATGCAGAGCTTATTTTACGAAATGGCGTTTTTCAGGGTGTTCTGGCGTATGATGCGTTCGGTAATACAGAAGTGATCCGAAAAGCGTTGCCTTGGCGAGAAAGGGAACGGCCGCAGCGGGAATATGAGCCTTGGCTGGGGGCAGATGATAAGCGAATGCTGCACTATTTTGGAAAAATGTACGATTTCAAATCTGCGACAACGATTCAGAATGCTTTTACGGAAGTCGTTCATACCAATACGTTTCACCCTATCAAGGAGTATCTGGAAACGCAGCACTGGGACGGGGTTAAACGACTCGACCGCGTTTTTGTGACCTACCTGGGGGCGCCGGATGACCATTACACGCGTTCTGTAACGCGCAAGATGATGGTGGCTTCCGTCAAGCGGCTGTATGAACCTGGATGCAAATTCGACAATATGCTGGTGCTAGTCGGTCCACAAGGCGCGGGAAAGAGTAGTCTGCTGGCTAAGCTGGGGCGGAAATGGTTCTCTGACTCTTTGCGTACGTTTGAGAATAAAGAGGCTGGAGAACACCTTCAAGGGGCCTGGATATTCGAGATTGGCGAACTGTCAGCCATGAAGAAGGCGGAGGTTGAAGAGATCAAGGCGTTTCTGTCGAAGACGGATGACCGGTACCGGGTGGCGTATGATCGACAGGTATCCGAATTTCCACGTAAATGCGTCTTTTTCGGGACCACTAATAATCATAATTTTCTTCAGGACCCGACGGGGAACCGCCGTTTTTGGCCGGTTAATTGTGACCCGAGTATGCGGCAGGAGAGCCACTGGGACCATCTCACAGATGAGCTGGTAGGGTTAATCTGGGCGGAGGCACTACACCTATATAGGGGCGGGGAAGCCTTGGAGCTGGATAAGGAAGCCGCTGACGAAGCGGAGCGGATACAAGGCTTGCATCTGGAGGAGGACCCACGCGAAGGTCTGATAATGAAGTTCCTGGATACACCGCTACCAGAAGACTGGGAAAGCTTAAATACTTGGCAGCGCCGCGAGTATCTGGATGATCCGGACGGAAGCGTTCCGCGTACCCGTGTCTGCGCTGCGGAGATTTGGGCAGAAGCCTTGGGGCAGGACCCTGCCAAGTTTGGCCGATGGGAAGCTAGGGGGATTTATGACATCCTACGAAAGCTTCCGAATTGGTATGAAAGGGAGAAAGGCAGGGTTAATTTTAAGCTTTATGGTAAGCAGACTGCATTTGAAAATAGAGGACAAGAAGGCAGGACATTACCTGAAAAATGA
- a CDS encoding ImmA/IrrE family metallo-endopeptidase → MEINPVIRRLLRKYNTNCPFRLAEFLNIEVWFRDLGENTRGMFRRTLRRKYIVIHSGMSEQWQRFICAHELAHALLHPGISRFWIDEHSFFCTGRFEREANRFAVQLLIGDDSLTAGEAIYDILRRNSIPIEMSQFYI, encoded by the coding sequence ATGGAAATAAACCCCGTGATCCGAAGGCTTCTCCGCAAATACAACACAAATTGCCCCTTCCGACTAGCGGAGTTTTTAAATATAGAAGTATGGTTCAGAGACTTAGGTGAAAATACACGTGGTATGTTCAGGCGTACACTGCGCAGGAAATATATTGTGATTCATTCCGGGATGTCTGAGCAGTGGCAACGATTTATCTGCGCTCATGAATTGGCACACGCCTTACTTCATCCCGGGATCAGTAGGTTCTGGATAGATGAGCATTCCTTCTTCTGTACTGGTCGTTTTGAACGAGAGGCTAACAGATTCGCTGTTCAACTCTTAATCGGCGATGATAGCTTAACAGCTGGAGAAGCCATATACGATATATTGCGCCGTAACAGCATCCCTATTGAAATGTCGCAATTTTACATATAA
- a CDS encoding DEAD/DEAH box helicase, whose translation MEYESFIQSKKVIALPSGFDIDRNSLNSGLFNFQKDIVRWALKRGRAAIFAGTGLGKSRMQVEWAQKVHELSGGDVLLLAPLAVAAQTIREGAEIGITIHFCRSQDDVQPGLNITNYEMLHNFEPILFSGVVLDESSILKSFAGKVRTELIESFAYTPYRLACTATPAPNDYMELGNHAEFLGVMSRSEMLSMYFVHDGGDTAKWRLKGHAEDVFWEWVSSWGIVLEKPSDLGYEDGAYILPPLTVEDLVIEVDGEPAKTLSQRQKARRETVEQRVSACAEIVNATDEPFLVWCDLNIESELLTAAIPGAVEVKGSDKPGHKERALLDFAEGKIRVLVTKPSIAGFGMNWQHCADMAFVGLSDSFEQVFQAIRRCYRFGQTRPVTARMITTSREGATAENIKRKEADFRRMVAEMVQYTQKITSENVRSTERQVTAYVAKRAMTIPKWLRGEQYAG comes from the coding sequence ATGGAGTACGAATCATTCATTCAAAGCAAGAAAGTCATTGCGCTGCCGTCCGGTTTTGATATTGACCGTAACAGTCTGAATTCTGGTCTGTTCAACTTTCAGAAGGATATTGTCCGCTGGGCACTAAAGCGCGGTCGGGCAGCGATCTTCGCTGGAACAGGGCTAGGAAAGAGCCGGATGCAGGTTGAATGGGCACAGAAGGTTCATGAGCTGTCAGGCGGTGATGTGCTGCTGTTGGCTCCGCTGGCTGTGGCAGCCCAGACTATTCGAGAAGGCGCAGAGATCGGAATCACCATTCATTTCTGCCGGAGCCAAGATGACGTTCAGCCCGGGCTTAATATCACCAATTATGAAATGCTCCATAACTTCGAGCCTATTCTGTTCTCCGGCGTTGTGTTGGACGAGTCCTCCATTCTTAAATCATTTGCTGGCAAGGTCCGGACAGAGCTGATTGAGTCTTTCGCTTACACTCCCTACCGACTCGCTTGTACGGCGACTCCTGCGCCCAATGATTATATGGAGCTTGGCAATCATGCCGAATTCCTGGGCGTCATGAGCCGTTCCGAGATGCTGTCCATGTACTTCGTCCATGACGGCGGGGACACGGCAAAATGGCGGCTGAAAGGTCATGCAGAGGATGTTTTCTGGGAATGGGTATCTTCCTGGGGTATCGTTCTCGAAAAGCCGTCTGATCTCGGTTATGAGGACGGAGCTTATATTCTACCACCGCTTACGGTCGAGGATCTAGTGATTGAAGTCGATGGAGAACCGGCGAAGACGCTCTCTCAGCGGCAGAAGGCGCGACGCGAGACGGTGGAACAGCGTGTATCGGCCTGCGCAGAGATCGTCAACGCAACCGATGAGCCCTTTTTGGTCTGGTGTGACTTGAACATCGAGTCGGAGCTGCTGACAGCGGCAATCCCAGGAGCGGTGGAGGTTAAAGGATCAGACAAGCCTGGCCATAAAGAACGGGCGCTTCTTGACTTCGCAGAAGGTAAGATTCGCGTTCTAGTGACCAAGCCCAGTATTGCCGGGTTCGGAATGAACTGGCAGCATTGCGCGGACATGGCCTTCGTAGGATTGTCAGACAGCTTTGAACAGGTCTTCCAGGCGATCCGGCGTTGCTACCGCTTTGGACAGACGCGCCCTGTCACTGCCCGAATGATCACGACGAGCCGAGAAGGCGCCACGGCAGAGAATATCAAGCGCAAGGAGGCTGACTTCCGCCGGATGGTCGCCGAGATGGTTCAATATACACAGAAAATTACATCTGAGAATGTCCGGTCTACTGAGCGACAGGTTACGGCCTATGTTGCAAAGCGGGCTATGACAATCCCGAAATGGTTAAGAGGTGAGCAGTATGCAGGTTAA
- a CDS encoding DNA polymerase has translation MTVLQIDIETFSSVDITKCGVYPYVEASDFEVLLFGYAFDDEPVQVIDLVDFEDIPQRVLDALWNPDVIKTAYNANFERTALARHFEKPMLAEQWRCTSVLALTMGLPGTLDQVAKVLKLEQQKDSWGKALIKYFSVPCKPTKTNGQRTRNFPHHDPDKWAGFKSYCGQDVETERDVRKKLLKYEPSEFEHRLWVLDQKINDSGIRIDPLLVERAIECDADFQRRRTEEARELTGLENPNSVTQLKTWLEEQEGITVEGLTKDTVPVLLEQVKGENSRRMLELRQEMSKTSVKKYEAMSRALCQDNRVRGLLQFYGANRTGRWAGRLVQVHNLPQNKLKDLELARDLLLAGEYELLELLFDSVPGVLSQLIRTAFIPLDGNRFIVSDFSAIEARVIAWLAGEQWRIDVFNSHGKIYEASAAQMFHLPIDEITKDLRGKGKIAELALGYGGSVGALEVMGALKMGLSIEELLPLVKSWRAANPKITKLWWDVDAAAMAAVQDRKRVKLQFGISFLYESGYLFLQLPSGRRLSYANPQIKEGKFGKPALTYDGVDQTKKTWGRIDTYGPKLVENIVQAIARDCLAESMLQLDARGYQLRMHVHDEVIIDEPEEQDSLEEIADIMGKPIPWAPGLPLRADGFETTFYRKD, from the coding sequence ATGACTGTTCTCCAAATTGACATCGAAACTTTTTCCAGCGTGGACATCACCAAATGTGGTGTTTACCCCTATGTCGAGGCGTCTGACTTTGAAGTTCTGCTGTTCGGCTACGCTTTTGACGATGAGCCGGTTCAGGTAATTGACCTGGTTGATTTTGAGGATATTCCGCAGCGCGTCCTGGATGCACTCTGGAATCCTGACGTGATCAAGACGGCATATAACGCTAATTTCGAACGAACGGCGCTGGCCCGACACTTCGAAAAGCCGATGCTGGCAGAACAATGGCGCTGCACATCTGTTTTGGCACTTACGATGGGTCTGCCTGGCACACTGGATCAGGTTGCTAAGGTGCTGAAGCTGGAGCAACAGAAGGACTCTTGGGGGAAAGCACTCATCAAATATTTCAGCGTTCCGTGCAAGCCGACAAAGACGAATGGACAACGGACGCGGAATTTCCCACATCATGATCCTGACAAATGGGCAGGGTTTAAGTCCTACTGCGGGCAGGACGTCGAGACTGAACGTGATGTGCGCAAGAAGCTCCTCAAATATGAACCTTCAGAATTTGAACACCGCCTATGGGTTCTCGATCAAAAAATTAACGATAGCGGAATCCGAATTGATCCTCTGCTGGTTGAGCGGGCTATTGAATGCGACGCCGACTTCCAGCGACGCCGGACGGAAGAGGCGCGGGAGCTGACGGGATTGGAGAATCCGAACAGTGTAACGCAGCTGAAGACCTGGCTGGAAGAGCAGGAGGGAATAACCGTTGAGGGGTTGACCAAAGATACGGTTCCCGTACTTTTGGAGCAGGTAAAAGGAGAGAACAGCCGGCGCATGCTGGAGCTGCGGCAAGAAATGTCCAAAACCTCCGTCAAAAAATACGAGGCCATGTCCCGGGCACTTTGCCAGGATAATCGGGTGCGGGGACTGCTCCAGTTCTACGGGGCGAACCGGACCGGACGCTGGGCGGGGCGGCTGGTCCAGGTACATAACTTGCCACAGAACAAGCTGAAGGATCTGGAGCTTGCCCGGGATCTTCTCTTAGCCGGTGAGTATGAACTGCTGGAATTGTTGTTCGATAGTGTGCCCGGTGTTCTGTCTCAGCTCATCCGGACAGCGTTCATTCCGCTGGATGGTAATCGATTCATTGTTTCCGACTTCTCGGCCATTGAGGCCCGGGTAATTGCTTGGCTGGCGGGAGAGCAGTGGCGGATTGATGTGTTTAACTCCCACGGCAAGATATATGAAGCCTCTGCTGCGCAGATGTTCCACCTGCCCATTGATGAGATTACGAAGGATCTACGCGGGAAGGGTAAGATCGCGGAATTGGCTTTAGGGTATGGCGGCAGCGTGGGTGCTTTGGAAGTGATGGGCGCTCTGAAAATGGGATTGTCAATTGAAGAACTGCTGCCGCTGGTGAAGTCCTGGCGAGCAGCTAATCCGAAGATTACAAAGCTCTGGTGGGATGTGGACGCTGCGGCAATGGCTGCTGTGCAGGACCGGAAGCGGGTAAAACTGCAATTCGGAATCTCCTTCCTCTATGAGTCCGGTTATCTCTTCCTTCAGCTTCCTTCGGGGCGCCGACTATCCTACGCCAATCCGCAGATCAAAGAAGGAAAATTCGGCAAGCCCGCGCTGACCTACGATGGAGTGGATCAGACGAAGAAGACCTGGGGCCGTATCGACACATATGGACCGAAGCTGGTGGAGAATATCGTCCAAGCCATCGCCCGGGATTGCCTGGCGGAGAGCATGCTTCAACTGGACGCGAGAGGATATCAGCTCCGTATGCACGTTCATGATGAGGTCATTATTGATGAGCCTGAGGAACAGGACTCACTGGAAGAAATCGCCGATATCATGGGCAAGCCTATTCCTTGGGCGCCAGGATTGCCCCTGCGGGCAGATGGCTTCGAAACAACCTTCTATAGAAAAGATTAA